In one window of Macadamia integrifolia cultivar HAES 741 chromosome 2, SCU_Mint_v3, whole genome shotgun sequence DNA:
- the LOC122072271 gene encoding arogenate dehydratase 1-like: protein MQAISPSPTTSLKSLFSDHHKPLSRSPKPFNPHNWTPTSLIIHCVSRPDSSNLAGSTGSGSGSGSGSGSNSGSGSGSNCRADWQSSCAILASKVVSQQRNTETTGSTEITAVNGHDTLDLVALGKLPKPLTIADLSPAPMHGSQLRVAYQGVPGAYSEAAAGKAYPNCEAIPCDQFEVAFQAVELWIADRAVLPIENSLGGSIHRNYDLLLRHRLHIVGEVQLPVHHCLLAMPGVRKEYLTRVISHPQALAQCELTLTKMGLNVAREAVDDTAGAAEYVAANDLRDTAAIASARAAELYGLQILADGIQDDSGNVTRFVMLAREPIIPRTDRPFKTSIVFAHDKGTSVLFKVLSAFAFRNLSLTKIESRPHRNRPIRLVDDANDGTAKHFEYLFYVDFEASMADVRAQHALAEVQEFTSFLRVLGSYPMDMTPWCPSRADSL, encoded by the coding sequence ATGCAGGCAATCTCACCATCTCCCACCACATCTCTCAAATCTCTCTTCTCAGACCACCACAAGCCCTTGAGCAGGTCACCAAAACCATTTAATCCCCACAATTGGACCCCAACTAGCCTCATCATTCATTGCGTCTCGCGACCTGACTCCTCCAACTTGGCCGGCAGCAcaggttcaggttcaggttcaggttcaggttcaggttcaAACTCAGGCTCAGGCTCAGGCTCAAATTGCCGCGCTGACTGGCAGAGCTCATGCGCAATCCTCGCCAGCAAAGTCGTCTCTCAGCAGCGAAACACTGAGACCACTGGCAGCACCGAAATCACCGCCGTTAATGGCCACGATACTCTAGATCTGGTCGCTCTCGGCAAACTTCCCAAGCCCTTGACCATCGCAGATCTCTCCCCTGCCCCTATGCACGGCTCCCAGCTTCGTGTAGCTTACCAAGGCGTCCCCGGCGCGTACAGTGAAGCCGCCGCCGGTAAAGCCTACCCGAACTGTGAAGCCATCCCCTGCGACCAATTCGAAGTGGCTTTCCAAGCAGTTGAACTCTGGATCGCAGACAGAGCTGTTCTTCCTATAGAAAACTCTCTCGGTGGTAGTATCCACCGGAACTACGACCTCCTCCTCCGCCACCGCCTCCACATCGTCGGAGAAGTTCAGCTTCCCGTCCACCACTGCCTCTTGGCGATGCCCGGAGTCAGAAAAGAGTACCTGACACGTGTCATCAGCCACCCACAAGCTTTAGCCCAGTGTGAGCTCACCCTTACCAAGATGGGCTTGAACGTCGCTCGTGAAGCCGTCGACGACACCGCAGGAGCCGCAGAATACGTAGCTGCTAACGACTTGCGAGATACCGCAGCGATCGCCAGTGCCCGTGCGGCGGAGCTGTACGGTCTGCAGATTCTAGCTGATGGGATTCAAGATGACTCGGGGAACGTGACCCGGTTCGTTATGTTGGCTCGTGAACCAATCATTCCCCGGACGGACCGGCCATTTAAGACCAGTATCGTTTTCGCTCATGATAAGGGAACGTCGGTGTTGTTTAAGGTGTTATCGGCGTTTGCTTTTAGGAACCTCAGCTTGACGAAGATCGAGAGTCGGCCGCATAGGAACCGTCCGATTAGGTTGGTGGATGATGCGAATGATGGGACCGCGAAGCACTTTGAGTATTTGTTTTATGTTGACTTTGAAGCGTCGATGGCTGATGTGAGGGCCCAGCATGCGTTGGCTGAAGTACAGGAATTTACGTCCTTTCTTAGGGTGTTGGGGAGTTATCCAATGGATATGACTCCTTGGTGCCCTTCTCGTGCAGATTCCCTTTGA